From one Diprion similis isolate iyDipSimi1 chromosome 7, iyDipSimi1.1, whole genome shotgun sequence genomic stretch:
- the LOC124408386 gene encoding scaffold protein salvador-like has translation MLSRKNKDLRTIKEGVVGKYVKKETPPEMPIINVWTTEPVRRIRRFNQSSIPPSAPVVQQPSMVQKFGNTKTTMSAVGLGSHEGKYTPNSSVPDLAQRFASLSVTSSSSDGTTSRTPTPMYHPGLSPAISHTYVNQYAGSEYHLDRIQTPQLPYLPSEIDLGYEDYNQTPYCQNSGYNRRHSERSSSRGEPPEELPLPPGWSVDFTLRGRKYYIDHNTKTTHWSHPLEKEGLPTGWERIESPEYGVYYVNHITRQAQYEHPCYPLEMQAVRVVSPPRHTHFHSHSVLVPANPYLNEEIPHWLYVYSRASVALDRKLRWELFRLPELDCFNAMLTRLYKQELEEVVMRYEEYRSALLCEMEQRLKELKPESGGSTAGAVALRRSLP, from the exons ATGCTGTCACGTAAAAACAAAGATCTGCGTACAATTAAAGAAGGCGTCGTTGGGAAATatgttaaaaaagaaacacccCCCGAAATGCCTA TTATCAACGTATGGACAACTGAACCGGtcagaagaataagaagattCAATCAATCATCTATACCACCGTCTGCG CCTGTAGTTCAACAGCCGAGTATGGTccaaaaatttggaaacacAAAAACAACCATGAGCGCAGTTGGATTGGGAAGTCACGAGGGCAAATATACACCCAATAGCTCTGTTCCAGATTTAGCTCAAAG ATTTGCCAGCCTTTCTGTTACTTCCAGTTCCAGCGACGGTACGACCTCACGTACTCCGACTCCTATGTATCATCCTGGATTGTCCCCTGCAATTTCGCACACCTATGTGAACCAATATGCTGGCTCTGAATATCATTTGGATAGGATACAAACACCTCAATTACCTTACCTGCCTTCTGAAATCGATCTAGGTTATGAAGATTATAATCAGACTCCGTATTGCCAAAACTCTGG GTACAATAGGAGGCACTCCGAAAGATCAAGTTCTAGAGGGGAACCACCAGAAGAGTTACCACTGCCACCAGGCTGGTCGGTTGATTTCACTCTGCGTGGTAGAAAATACTATATTGACCACAATACCAAAACTACGCACTGGTCTCATCCACTTGAAAAAGAAGGTCTACCAACGGGTTGGGAGAGAATAGAATCCCCAGAATATGGAGTATATTATGTGAA tCACATCACGAGGCAAGCGCAATACGAACATCCATGTTATCCTTTGGAAATGCAAGCCGTTCGTGTTGTTTCACCTCCGCGACACACGCATTTTCATTCTCATAGCGTTCTAGTTCCGGCAAATCCTTATCTAAATGAAGAAATCCCACATTGGCTTTATGTATACAGCAGAGCATCCGTTGCTTTGGATCGGAAATTACGCTGGGAGCTCTTCCGTCTTCCGGAATTGGATTGTTTTAACGCGATGCTCACTAGACTATACAAACAAGAACTAGAAGAAGTTGTAATGCGATACGAAGAGTACAG ATCTGCCTTGCTGTGTGAAATGGAACAGAGATTGAAGGAATTGAAACCCGAATCTGGAGGATCCACCGCAGGAGCTGTTGCCCTACGCAGATCCTTGCCTTAA